The window ACACTACTACACGGTTAGAGGCAATAATCTCTGCTTTTCTCAGAAGCTCCATACCTTCAGCCATGGTGAAATGCTCCAGGGAATCTATCAGTGTAACCGCCGAAAAGGTTCCCGGCAGAAACAGCTTATCAATATGGCCGGCATCCGCGTGAAGCGGAATAATATGCGGTGATTTGTATTTGCGGTGCAGCAGATAAGGTCTGTGAATGTCCAGGCCAATTACCAGAGCAGCCTCATAACGTTCAAGCAGTGTACCTGTGCCGCTGCCGATATCCAGAATACTCTCGCAGAATTTCAGCTGCTCCAGCAGAACCGGCAGGAAGTCATACACTTGAATTTCCCGGTACATAGGCTCTCCTCCCCCAAATGATATTCATGTGCTCATCCGCCCATAGAAGCGATTAGTCCGCGCAGCATTCCCTGATAGCGGCTGTTCGTCGCAGCGGCTTCCGCCATAATGACGTCATAATGCTTGAGTGTGCCCATTCCGCTATGCCGCCGGTAGGCTGTTAAGGACTGGTTCAGCATGACTGGCGGGTAACCATTAAGAATCGCCCGGAACCACAAATCATAGTCATGCGTGTAGGGCAGTGACTCATTAAATAAGCCGATAGCTCCGAACAGTTCACGCTTGAACATTACCGTACAGCCGTTAATGGGATTGCCTTGCAGGAAGCAGCGTAAAAATTCCAGCTGGTCCGGAAATACAAGTGAAGCGTTCATATCGGTCAATTGCGATTCCCCGTTAATATAATTGAAGTTCGTATACGAAATCAGGAGCCCGTTTTGTTCCATAAACTTGACCTGATTGTTGATCTTGTCATGGTAGAACATATCATCCGAGCTAAGCCAGGCAACATAATCCCCCGTAGCATGGATAATCCCGTGATTGAGGGCAGAAGCTGTTCCCCCGTTGGCTTTGCCCAGGTAATGAATATGGTTCAGATAAGGAGCAATCCGGTCCGC of the Paenibacillus pedocola genome contains:
- a CDS encoding glycosyltransferase gives rise to the protein MNMNYPKVSVIIPFYNCPYIEQALQSALSQSWQPYEIIVVDDGSTAHADRIAPYLNHIHYLGKANGGTASALNHGIIHATGDYVAWLSSDDMFYHDKINNQVKFMEQNGLLISYTNFNYINGESQLTDMNASLVFPDQLEFLRCFLQGNPINGCTVMFKRELFGAIGLFNESLPYTHDYDLWFRAILNGYPPVMLNQSLTAYRRHSGMGTLKHYDVIMAEAAATNSRYQGMLRGLIASMGG
- a CDS encoding class I SAM-dependent methyltransferase is translated as MYREIQVYDFLPVLLEQLKFCESILDIGSGTGTLLERYEAALVIGLDIHRPYLLHRKYKSPHIIPLHADAGHIDKLFLPGTFSAVTLIDSLEHFTMAEGMELLRKAEIIASNRVVVFTPRGFFPQEGTDHFHLQGEYYQRHWSGWEPEDFLGLGYSVTVLKGFHHAENPAFREAFGPDHPPLDALLACKTV